The Chryseobacterium indicum genome includes a window with the following:
- a CDS encoding DUF937 domain-containing protein, whose amino-acid sequence MSLIDLLTGNTGNQVAEQAENKFGISKTQVIALLAVAAPLIISYLRNKSQDAKEAEALNNALDKDHDGSILDDVSQADARQAEGGSILSHIFGGDKSNVENQLSQNTGISIDKVGPVLAMLAPVIMGYIGREKQQNNVGAGGLGDLLGGILGNASNQAQQQQSNPLNDILGSVLGGGNSQSGNPLNDILGSVLGGGNQQKQQGGGGLGDILGGFFGK is encoded by the coding sequence ATGAGTTTAATCGACCTACTTACAGGGAACACTGGCAACCAGGTTGCTGAACAGGCTGAAAACAAATTCGGGATCAGCAAAACGCAGGTTATTGCTTTACTGGCAGTCGCTGCACCATTAATTATTTCTTATCTCAGAAACAAATCTCAGGACGCAAAAGAAGCTGAAGCGTTGAACAATGCTTTGGATAAAGATCATGACGGAAGCATTCTGGATGATGTTTCTCAGGCAGATGCGAGACAGGCTGAAGGAGGTTCTATATTAAGCCATATTTTTGGTGGAGATAAATCTAATGTAGAAAATCAACTTTCACAGAATACAGGCATTTCCATTGATAAAGTGGGTCCTGTTTTAGCGATGCTGGCTCCGGTAATTATGGGCTACATCGGCAGAGAAAAGCAGCAGAACAATGTAGGAGCAGGAGGTTTAGGAGATCTTTTGGGGGGAATTCTTGGGAATGCATCCAATCAGGCTCAACAACAGCAGTCTAATCCATTGAATGATATTTTAGGAAGCGTTTTAGGCGGTGGAAATTCTCAGTCCGGAAACCCTTTGAATGACATTCTGGGAAGTGTTCTTGGAGGAGGCAATCAGCAGAAGCAGCAAGGCGGAGGCGGTTTGGGAGATATCCTTGGCGGATTTTTCGGAAAATAA
- a CDS encoding 30S ribosomal protein THX, protein MGKGDKKSRRGKINNGSYGKRRPRKASKTVAASEEKTKN, encoded by the coding sequence ATGGGAAAAGGAGACAAAAAATCTAGAAGAGGTAAGATCAACAATGGAAGCTATGGAAAAAGAAGACCGAGAAAAGCTTCGAAAACAGTTGCTGCTTCAGAAGAAAAAACTAAAAATTAA